DNA from Macadamia integrifolia cultivar HAES 741 chromosome 12, SCU_Mint_v3, whole genome shotgun sequence:
NNNNNNNNNNNNNNNNNNNNNNNNNNNNNNNNNNNNNNNNNNNNNNNNNNNNNNNNNNNNNNNNNNNNNNNNNNNNNNNNNNNNNNNNNNNNNNNNNNNNNNNNNNNNNNNNNNNNNNNNNNNNNNNNNNNNNNNNNNNNNNNNNNNNNNNNNNNNNNNNNNNNNNNNNNNNNNNNNNNNNNNNNNNNNNNNNNNNNNNNNNNNNNNNNNNNNNNNNNNNNNNNNNNNNNNNNNNNNNNNNNNNNNNNNNNNNNNNNNNNNNNNNNNNNNNNNNNNNNNNNNNNNNNNNNNNNNNNNNNNNNNNNNNNNNNNNNNNNNNNNNNNNNNNNNNNNNNNNNNNNNNNNNNNNNNNNNNNNNNNNNNNNNNNNNNNNNNNNNNNNNNNNNNNNNNNNNNNNNNNNNNNNNNNNNNNNNNNNNNNNNNNNNNNNNNNNNNNNNNNNNNNNNNNNNNNNNNNNNNNNNNNNNNNNNNNNNNNNNNNNNNNNNNNNNNNNNNNNNNNNNNNNNNNNNNNNNNNNNNNNNNNNNNNNNNNNNNNNNNNNNNNNNNNNNNNNNNNNNNNNNNNNNNNNNNNNNNNNNNNNNNNNNNNNNNNNNNNNNNNNNNNNNNNNNNNNNNNNNNNNNNNNNNNNNNNNNNNNNNNNNNNNNNNNNNNNNNNNNNNNNNNNNNNNNNNNNNNNNNNNNNNNNNNNNNNNNNNNNNNNNNNNNNNNNNNNNNNNNNNNNNNNNNNNNNNNNNNNNNNNNNNNNNNNNNNNNNNNNNNNNNNNNNNNNNNNNNNNNNNNNNNNNNNNNNNNNNNNNNNNNNNNNNNNNNNNNNNNNNNNNNNNNNNNNNNNNNNNNNNNNNNNNNNNNNNNNNNNNNNNNNNNNNNNNNNNNNNNNNNNNNNNNNNNNNNNNNNNNNNNNNNNNNNNNNNNNNNNNNNNNNNNNNNNNNNNNNNNNNNNNNNNNNNNNNNNNNNNNNNNNNNNNNNNNNNNNNNNNNNNNNNNNNNNNNNNNNNNNNNNNNNNNNNNNNNNNNNNNNNNNNNNNNNNNNNNNNNNNNNNNNNNNNNNNNNNNNNNNNNNNNNNNNNNNNNNNNNNNNNNNNNNNNNNNNNNNNNNNNNNNNNNNNNNNNNNNNNNNNNNNNNNNNNNNNNNNNNNNNNNNNNNNNNNNNNNNNNNNNNNNNNNNNNNNNNNNNNNNNNNNNNNNNNNNNNNNNNNNNNNNNNNNNNNNNNNNNNNNNNNNNNNNNNNNNNNNNNNNNNNNNNNNNNNNNNNNNNNNNNNNNNNNNNNNNNNNNNNNNNNNNNNNNNNNNNNNNNNNNNNNNNNNNNNNNNNNNNNNNNNNNNNNNNNNNNNNNNNNNNNNNNNNNNNNNNNNNNNNNNNNNNNNNNNNNNNNNNNNNNNNNNNNNNNNNNNNNNNNNNNNNNNNNNNNNNNNNNNNNNNNNNNNNNNNNNNNNNNNNNNNNNNNNNNNNNNNNNNNNNNNNNNNNNNNNNNNNNNNNNNNNNNNNNNNNNNNNNNNNNNNNNNNNNNNNNNNNNNNNNNNNNNNNNNNNNNNNNNNNNNNNNNNNNNNNNNNNNNNNNNNNNNNNNNNNNNNNNNNNNNNNNNNNNNNNNNNNNNNNNNNNNNNNNNNNNNNNNNNNNNNNNNNNNNNNNNNNNNNNNNNNNNNNNNNNNNNNNNNNNNNNNNNNNNNNNNNNNNNNNNNNNNNNNNNNNNNNNNNNNNNNNNNNNNNNNNNNNNNNNNNNNNNNNNNNNNNNNNNNNNNNNNNNNNNNNNNNNNNNNNNNNNNNNNNNNNNNNNNNNNNNNNNNNNNNNNNNNNNNNNNNNNNNNNNNNNNNNNNNNNNNNNNNNNNNNNNNNNNNNNNNNNNNNNNNNNNNNNNNNNNNNNNNNNNNNNNNNNNNNNNNNNNNNNNNNNNNNNNNNNNNNNNNNNNNNNNNNNNNNNNNNNNNNNNNNNNNNNNNNNNNNNNNNNNNNNNNNNNNNNNNNNNNNNNNNNNNNNNNNNNNNNNNNNNNNNNNNNNNNNNNNNNNNNNNNNNNNNNNNNNNNNNNNNNNNNNNNNNNNNNNNNNNNNNNNNNNNNNNNNNNNNNNNNNNNNNNNNNNNNNNNNNNNNNNNNNNNNNNNNNNNNNNNNNNNNNNNNNNNNNNNNNNNNNNNNNNNNNNNNNNNNNNNNNNNNNNNNNNNNNNNNNNNNNNNNNNNNNNNNNNNNNNNNNNNNNNNNNNNNNNNNNNNNNNNNNNNNNNNNNNNNNNNNNNNNNNNNNNNNNNNNNNNNNNNNNNNNNNNNNNNNNNNNNNNNNNNNNNNNNNNNNNNNNNNNNNNNNNNNNNNNNNNNNNNNNNNNNNNNNNNNNNNNNNNNNNNNNNNNNNNNNNNNNNNNNNNNNNNNNNNNNNNNNNNNNNNNNNNNNNNNNNNNNNNNNNNNNNNNNNNNNNNNNNNNNNNNNNNNNNNNNNNNNNNNNNNNNNNNNNNNNNNNNNNNNNNNNNNNNNNNNNNNNNNNNNNNNNNNNNNNNNNNNNNNNNNNNNNNNNNNNNNNNNNNNNNNNNNNNNNNNNNNNNNNNNNNNNNNNNNNNNNNNNNNNNNNNNNNNNNNNNNNNNNNNNNNNNNNNNNNNNNNNNNNNNNNNNNNNNNNNNNNNNNNNNNNNNNNNNNNNNNNNNNNNNNNNNNNNNNNNNNNNNNNNNNNNNNNNNNNNNNNNNNNNNNNNNNNNNNNNNNNNNNNNNNNNNNNNNNNNNNNNNNNNNNNNNNNNNNNNNNNNNNNNNNNNNNNNNNNNNNNNNNNNNNNNNNNNNNNNNNNNNNNNNNNNNNNNNNNNNNNNNNNNNNNNNNNNNNNNNNNNNNNNNNNNNNNNgctcgtcctcacacctctcagtattgcttgcattacagagaaagaaaccctcgctacaaatatatagcgaaaaaaccctaatccggattaaactacaattgccaccctaatccggattaaattacaactgccctcaaataaaaaattcgagcgggggctgcgcccccctacaccccctgctatgcaggggggcctcctgccccccttgcaacccccacagcccgctaaccggctagcgggacctccgtcttggctgtctaggtgctgcaccagtactccctggattaaactgcgacggaatacaagacatcatacaccaacataaaGTTGGTGgtatatttttataaatttttagtACACAAGTATAAAGGGTCGCCTATGCTTGACCCAATGTCTTAGCTTATAATAAATTGCACTAAGCCCTTATGACCGTAGACTGCACTAAGCCTTATAATCGTAACCTTGTATAAGTAAATAGGAAATGttgaatcttttcttttcccaaCCTTAGATTGCTCTAAGCCCCTATGGCTGTAACATTGTGTTTTGTCCTTCATGATGTTCATTTATTCTTCCAAAAATGGAGGTCAAATTATGTTAATAACCTTTAAATTGTTATACGatgtaggaattttttttgtgtgtgtagCCCTACTTTCTTAGATTTTTAActttaaatttataattttcaaAACAAGCTTGGACACAAAATCGAAAAGGGTCCTAGCTCCAAGTTCCAAGTATACATAATTGGTTAAAACGGAAACAAGAAGAATGCTTTGTTTggggaaaatttttattttgtgtctatttctctttttttttttttttttcattttcttttcttgtcaaCCCAACCACAACATGTAAGATCCACTTTCACAAGTTTTTGACTCTTTTTTATTAATCAAACAAATGGGGCCATATGGATTTAAGTGGACTAAACAAAGGTTAGGCTAAGTGGCGAGTTGGATGAATGGAGACATAGagaataaatattaaaagttataaaaaaattatataataatataatatatattaagaTACTTTTGTTAAGTAAagaatatatgtatatatatatatatatatatatgggagagggatgggCATGCTAGCGGGTTACCTTGGAATAAGGTGTGCTAGCAAGATGTTAGCTGTAGGATATTTTAGGTTTAATTCAAATCATTGGATGGGTTTCTATCTCTAGTTTGACAAATGTCTAAGATACTACAACATATTCAAATTTACGGTACGATTGAAAATTAGAATACCTAATCTCCTTCCTGTTATGTCATTGTTCATCGCTGCAACTGTAGAGTTCAAGGTTTGTGGTTCAAATCAGCTTCTCTAACCATGATTTCAATGCTATTGAAGACATACTGAAAATCATCGCCCTAGAGATGATTCTCGTGAAGATAAATAGCTCAATCGACAAAAAGAATTTTCTATTTAAGGTTTCTGCAATTAGGGATGAAGGATCAGAATCAGCCAATTAGGGGTTCTGATAAAATCTTTGTGCGATAGacattttgttttgatttctgGTTGTCATATAGCTTTCTGGGCAATTGAAGACCAAAATTATGTTGAAACTTCAAAGATAAATAAGCAAGTTAATATAGGTTTTTATTTATCCTTCAAATAGCTTCTGCAATAACATAACACATAGAAGAGAACTAGAAGATAATCAAATCATCTTCAAGTGCAGCTCAACCTAGATTCTTTGTCCAGACCATTCCATTTTGGCTTATCCAATGGCAGACTTCAATAAGGCCTGGGCCAAAACCCAACAGCTTAAAAGCTATATGGTTTGGATTCCAGGTTGAAGTATCATAGTGACATGCCATAATCACATGATTCAATTTCTTCTGAGCTTGTATTTCAACTGCAtatacttttactttttgaagAGTATGGCAATAATAGACCTGAAAGGGGAATGGTTGACTATGACAAAAGGTTGGTGGTTCAGAGAGGTTTCCATATATGAGTTTCACAACTCTAATTCTGACATTCTCATTAGATCCTTCAGCACTCTCAGTATTCCATATGCGTACATGGTGTCCTAATTTCTCAACTACAAAATCGACGAGATCCTCGGCAGAAGTCGCACAAGTACATTGCTCACCACTAATAGGGATCTTCTCACATATCTTAAGGGTGTCTTGGATATACTCATCCATGTTTGATTCATCCACTACACCAAAAAGCTTCTTTAATTCCTTGATCCGGGTagaggaaaatggaatttttgaTGCTAGAGATCGTGGCAAGAATGATTTATATGACATTGGGTCTCTTAGATCAGGGATCTCCATGAAACCTCCTTCTTTCACCATTGACTCTCGGAAATATGGCAATCTCCCTTGGTTGGCAACCCACAAGGGTGTTCCACTTGGAATTGCAAGCTCATATTTTATTATGCCATCAGTCCAGTGAACTTTTTGTGGTAGGGTTGCTAGTGCATTTGTAGAACAAGCAACATTAGCCAGCTTACAAAATGATGGCAGGTGGGAAGCAAACTCATTTTCCTCCATAAGTTTCAAAAACACATTTACCTGATGGGGGGTTAATGGAGAAATCTTTGCAACAAACCAATATGGAGGGTATGGAAGATCAATATGCTCTTCCCAATACTGTGAAAAGGTATTTTCAGCTAGAAAACCCTGCAATTTcatgaagaaaaataacaattaaataagaaaagataaaacaagaacaagcaataaCAAAGTTGAAATGAATGTCAAATGGAGAATTACACTTAAGTGTGCTACTATCAAAATTCCAAGCATCAGATTAGGATGCCTCATGGTGGGATTGATACAGAGATTGGAATGAGTTGGGTTTGTGACTTAATTATGGATTGAGTTGGGTGTTTTTACATGGAAAGTGTGTATTTGAATTTATATAGAGGGAAAATATATAGAACCAACAAACAAACTCACATTTGGAGTAATTGTTATTTTTCAGTTATTCTCACTTTCTCAAACAATTTTAATCATTTCTTCAAACAATATTTGAAATCCTAATAGAAAACAAGGAAAGTGAAGTAGGTctgaatcaattttctctattGGGTAAATGGGTATCATACAGTCTATCTAGTTTTTGCCACATGGAACTGTGTTTTGGTAACTCCAATGGTTGCAAAATGGAAAACAATTTGGACCAGTCGCTCACTTtggctttgaaatttgaagtgGTTCATTTCTTTATTAAACAATCAATTTCAATATAATAGGGGAAATTTTTTACTaagaaaaccataaaaattTCTTTCCACCAAGGGAAATTGGGTATTAACCCATTGGCCTTGCATTTGTTTGTGACCTTTTTCAATAACTTTTGTGATAGGTAGGCTTCACTATATAAAAAGGATAATGAATTTACTATTTTCCATGGCAACCGAAACTCAAATGCTATGAACATATGACATACCGAAACTCAAATGTTATGAACTCAACAAGTATTTCTTATCCAAAAAAGTAATTGCAAACGAAAACAGGAAAAGATAGCTAAGAAAACCGCATTCAATGAAGAGACCTAAACCTTTCCCCTTTGAGGTTTTATACCTCTCAATTCCTTAACATCCCAATTTTACAAAGGGAATTGGAGATGAAAGCAACTAAGAACAGCACATTCAATGAAAGGGACCCAAACCTTCCCCTTTAAAGATTTTGTATCTCTTAATTCCTCTGACATTccgaattttaaaaaaaaaataaaaattgggatGTTAGAAATGTTCTTAAACTATAACGCATCAATCATGAAGTTATAATCCTAAagatctatttatttatttatttttgtgaagAACCTAAGCCATACATTTTTTTGAGGTTAGAATGACTTCCCATAAGATTGGCTCTAGGAACAATTATTCAAATTTCCATTGTAAGGATAAACTTTGAGACTTTTGGATCGACATGTATGACTATAGAAAGAAAGCTTTGAGCGGAGGAGAAACTTAAAATTTGAACATAACAagaattgataaaaataatttaggcataaaaaaaaaaaaataatataatcgTTGTTATTCAAAGAAGTTTTTGACAGTTGATAAATTAAGATAAATCTAATAAAGTTGTGTGTGAAAATTTCTGTTTTAGAagtgaaaaatgtttttttcgTAATGGCAGGTTNNNNNNNNNNNNNNNNNNNNNNNNNNNNNNNNNttctagaggtgtaactcttgcattaacatcgagtaccgaggctatgaaaccctgacatccactatctagcaactttaccgcttgaagagcggagacaaggaccttcctcacccttttcattgtatctgctcggtatacccactctttcccttcgtcatctgttaccttaatcagcctttccgcacagatcacattagctcgatgagtcgacaaccaatccatacccaatataacatcaaaattctgcata
Protein-coding regions in this window:
- the LOC122057128 gene encoding polygalacturonase non-catalytic subunit AroGP2-like; its protein translation is MRHPNLMLGILIVAHLSGFLAENTFSQYWEEHIDLPYPPYWFVAKISPLTPHQVNVFLKLMEENEFASHLPSFCKLANVACSTNALATLPQKVHWTDGIIKYELAIPSGTPLWVANQGRLPYFRESMVKEGGFMEIPDLRDPMSYKSFLPRSLASKIPFSSTRIKELKKLFGVVDESNMDEYIQDTLKICEKIPISGEQCTCATSAEDLVDFVVEKLGHHVRIWNTESAEGSNENVRIRVVKLIYGNLSEPPTFCHSQPFPFQVYYCHTLQKVKVYAVEIQAQKKLNHVIMACHYDTSTWNPNHIAFKLLGFGPGLIEVCHWISQNGMVWTKNLG